Proteins co-encoded in one Candidatus Methylomirabilota bacterium genomic window:
- a CDS encoding NUDIX hydrolase, translated as MKTRATTRAAGGVIYRQNRRGDTEVLLVHRSHREDWTFPKGKLELGETHEACALREVWEETGLRCALQEEMPSVSYQTRKGRRKIVRYWMMVPVSGVAQPRNEIDAVRWVSLDRAFEMLTYERDHVLLAPFAVLARS; from the coding sequence CTGAAGACCCGGGCGACGACGCGCGCGGCCGGTGGCGTGATCTACCGCCAGAACCGCCGCGGCGACACCGAAGTCCTCCTCGTGCACCGGTCCCACCGCGAGGACTGGACCTTCCCCAAGGGCAAGCTCGAGCTGGGCGAGACCCACGAGGCCTGCGCCCTCCGCGAGGTCTGGGAGGAGACGGGTCTCCGCTGCGCGCTCCAGGAGGAGATGCCGAGCGTGTCCTATCAGACCCGAAAGGGCAGGCGGAAAATCGTCCGCTACTGGATGATGGTGCCGGTGTCGGGCGTGGCCCAGCCCCGCAACGAGATCGACGCCGTCCGCTGGGTGTCTCTCGACCGCGCCTTCGAAATGCTCACGTACGAGCGGGACCACGTCCTGCTCGCCCCGTTCGCCGTCCTCGCCCGCTCCTGA
- a CDS encoding ROK family protein, which yields MPRRVLAIDIGGSGLKASLIDATGKLMVPRLRVDTPVGQPPRQVVQTLVRLVAPLRGYERVAVGFPGVVRGGRVFTAANLDHDGWKGYDLARALRQALGKPVRVANDADMQGLAAIKGKGVEMVITLGTGFGTGLYLDGRLAPHLELGHHPFRKGETYEEQLGNDALRRVGLRRWNRRLKKAIRMLRRLTTFDHLYIGGGNARKVRLELDPDVSLIDNEAGLRGGAALWKD from the coding sequence ATTCCTCGCCGTGTCCTCGCCATCGACATCGGCGGCTCCGGCCTCAAGGCCTCCCTGATCGACGCCACCGGGAAACTCATGGTTCCCCGCCTCCGCGTGGACACCCCGGTGGGCCAGCCTCCGCGGCAGGTCGTCCAGACCCTCGTGCGCCTGGTCGCGCCCCTCCGCGGCTACGAGCGCGTGGCTGTCGGCTTTCCGGGCGTGGTGCGGGGGGGCCGTGTCTTTACCGCCGCCAATCTCGACCACGACGGGTGGAAGGGCTACGATCTGGCCCGCGCCCTCCGGCAGGCCCTTGGCAAGCCGGTGCGGGTTGCAAACGACGCCGACATGCAGGGTCTCGCCGCCATCAAGGGCAAGGGCGTCGAGATGGTCATCACGCTGGGCACCGGCTTCGGCACCGGGCTCTATCTCGACGGCCGGCTCGCGCCCCATCTGGAGCTGGGGCACCATCCCTTCCGCAAGGGCGAGACCTACGAGGAGCAGCTCGGCAACGATGCCCTACGCCGTGTGGGCCTGCGCCGGTGGAACCGCCGGCTGAAGAAGGCCATCCGCATGCTGCGCAGGCTCACCACCTTCGATCACCTCTACATCGGCGGAGGCAACGCGCGGAAGGTCCGCCTCGAGCTCGATCCCGACGTGAGCCTCATCGACAACGAGGCCGGGCTTCGCGGCGGCGCCGCCCTCTGGAAGGACTGA
- the recR gene encoding recombination mediator RecR yields MAYFPEPVARLIEALQRLPGVGPKTAQRLTFFLLKRPADEVNELSVALTELKTRIVHCTRCWNVTEHDPCRICRDPARDARSLCVVEEPNDLLALERTGEFKGRYHVLLGALSPLDGIGPEDIKVRELLARLEAESVDEVILATNPSVEGEATAIYLAKLLRPLGVRITRIARGLPVGGDLEYADEVTLSKALEGRKEMG; encoded by the coding sequence ATGGCCTACTTCCCCGAGCCCGTCGCGCGCCTCATCGAGGCGCTGCAGCGACTGCCGGGCGTCGGGCCGAAGACCGCGCAGCGGCTCACCTTCTTCCTGCTCAAGCGGCCCGCCGACGAGGTCAACGAGCTCTCGGTGGCGCTGACCGAGCTCAAGACCCGTATCGTGCACTGCACGCGCTGCTGGAACGTCACCGAGCACGACCCCTGCCGCATCTGCCGCGATCCCGCGCGTGACGCCCGCAGCCTCTGCGTGGTGGAGGAGCCGAACGATCTCCTCGCTCTCGAGCGCACGGGCGAATTCAAGGGCCGCTACCATGTGCTGCTCGGCGCGCTCTCACCGCTGGACGGGATCGGGCCGGAGGACATCAAGGTGCGCGAGCTGCTCGCCCGGCTCGAGGCCGAGTCGGTGGACGAGGTGATCCTCGCCACCAACCCGAGCGTGGAGGGGGAGGCCACCGCGATCTATCTCGCCAAGCTGCTGCGGCCTCTCGGCGTGCGCATCACCCGCATCGCCCGCGGGCTGCCGGTCGGCGGCGACCTCGAGTACGCCGACGAGGTGACCCTCAGCAAGGCCCTCGAGGGCCGGAAGGAGATGGGATAG
- a CDS encoding YbaB/EbfC family nucleoid-associated protein, whose translation MKGFGNIMKEAQKLQAQMAALQAEASKKQVEATAGGGMVTVTANGMQEIVAIKIDKEVINPEDSQMLEDLVLAACNEALRKSKEMMQTEMGKLTGGLKIPGLGM comes from the coding sequence GTGAAAGGCTTCGGCAACATCATGAAGGAGGCCCAGAAGCTCCAGGCCCAGATGGCCGCGCTTCAGGCCGAGGCCTCGAAGAAGCAGGTCGAGGCGACCGCGGGCGGCGGCATGGTCACCGTCACCGCCAACGGTATGCAGGAGATCGTCGCAATCAAGATCGACAAGGAAGTGATCAACCCCGAGGACAGCCAGATGCTCGAGGACCTCGTCCTCGCCGCCTGCAACGAGGCGCTGCGCAAGTCCAAGGAGATGATGCAGACCGAGATGGGCAAGCTCACCGGCGGGCTCAAGATCCCCGGCCTCGGAATGTGA
- the dnaX gene encoding DNA polymerase III subunit gamma/tau, translating to MTYQVLARKWRPQAFDAVVGQDAITRTLRNALASGRVAHAYLFTGPRGVGKTTTARLLAKALACTGRSTEPEACGKCPSCLDFVASAPVDVLEIDAASNNGVEEIRTLRENVKYAPARGRFKVYIVDEVHMLSGPAFNAFLKTLEEPPDHVVFILATTDPKKIPPTVLSRCQRFDFRPIPADLLTRGLIEILTQEKVEFDAAALPLLVRAAEGSLRDALSLLDAAIAYGEGRLEEASVARLLGTSSPVQVRALAGALLGRDPAAALEAIDRAARQGEDLDGFCRDVVEMLRRLLVVKVAPASPPAELTPAEAQELAAVAEPAGVDDLVYLLRVLLESQAEMRRSPYPRIELEIAAVRATRRPQPQAIDALISKVEEAEKRLRAGGAAGVVPARPASTQGSLLDSPAPRPSSVPPQGRGQGEASRPATAPAPQPRTEMPAPAAAPANDLGEAWQRVVSAVLARKALLGSVLQHATPIVVRDGALAVNLVASRFHQELLADRANRELIHQVIAEHVPGARRLELTAESAPATGAAAHPAVEAARAAFGAEIVAVRPRMPDEPQEGEGQ from the coding sequence ATGACGTATCAGGTGCTTGCTCGGAAATGGCGGCCGCAGGCCTTCGACGCGGTGGTCGGGCAGGACGCCATCACGCGGACGCTTCGCAACGCGCTCGCCTCAGGCCGCGTCGCGCACGCGTATCTGTTCACCGGGCCGCGCGGCGTGGGCAAGACGACCACCGCGCGCCTCCTCGCCAAGGCGCTGGCATGCACGGGGCGCAGCACCGAGCCCGAGGCCTGTGGGAAATGTCCCTCGTGTCTCGACTTCGTCGCGAGCGCGCCGGTGGACGTGCTGGAGATCGACGCCGCGTCGAACAACGGCGTCGAGGAGATCCGTACGCTGCGGGAGAACGTGAAGTACGCGCCCGCGCGCGGCCGCTTCAAGGTCTACATCGTGGACGAGGTGCACATGCTCTCGGGGCCGGCGTTCAACGCCTTCCTCAAGACGCTCGAGGAGCCGCCCGATCACGTGGTGTTTATTCTCGCCACCACGGATCCCAAGAAGATCCCGCCCACCGTGCTGTCGCGGTGCCAGCGCTTCGACTTCCGGCCCATCCCCGCCGATCTCCTCACGCGCGGCCTCATCGAGATCCTGACCCAGGAGAAGGTGGAGTTCGACGCGGCCGCGCTCCCCCTGCTGGTCCGCGCGGCGGAAGGCAGCTTGCGCGACGCGCTCTCGCTGCTCGACGCCGCCATCGCATATGGCGAGGGGCGGCTCGAGGAGGCGAGTGTGGCGCGGCTGCTCGGCACCTCCTCGCCGGTGCAGGTGCGGGCGCTCGCGGGCGCGCTGCTCGGGCGCGATCCCGCCGCCGCCCTCGAGGCCATCGACCGCGCCGCGCGGCAGGGCGAAGACCTCGACGGGTTCTGCCGCGACGTCGTCGAGATGCTGCGGCGGCTGCTGGTCGTGAAGGTGGCGCCGGCGTCGCCGCCCGCCGAATTGACGCCCGCGGAAGCGCAGGAGCTGGCGGCCGTCGCCGAGCCTGCCGGCGTGGACGACCTCGTCTATCTGCTCCGCGTGCTCCTGGAGAGCCAGGCGGAGATGCGGCGCTCGCCGTATCCGCGCATCGAGCTCGAGATCGCGGCGGTGCGGGCGACGCGCCGTCCGCAGCCCCAGGCCATTGACGCGCTGATCAGCAAGGTCGAGGAGGCGGAGAAGCGTCTGCGCGCCGGCGGCGCCGCCGGCGTCGTCCCCGCGCGGCCCGCGTCGACGCAGGGCAGCCTGCTGGACTCGCCCGCGCCCCGTCCCTCCTCCGTCCCCCCTCAGGGGAGAGGGCAGGGTGAGGCGAGTCGTCCGGCTACCGCGCCCGCTCCTCAGCCCCGGACCGAGATGCCCGCGCCTGCGGCGGCCCCGGCCAACGATCTGGGCGAGGCTTGGCAGCGCGTGGTCTCCGCCGTCCTCGCGCGCAAGGCCCTGCTCGGCTCCGTGCTCCAGCACGCCACCCCCATCGTCGTGCGCGACGGGGCGCTCGCCGTCAACCTGGTCGCCAGCCGCTTCCACCAGGAGCTGCTCGCCGACCGCGCCAACCGAGAGCTCATTCACCAGGTCATCGCCGAGCACGTGCCCGGCGCGCGCCGCCTCGAGCTCACCGCCGAGTCCGCGCCCGCCACCGGCGCCGCCGCGCATCCCGCCGTGGAGGCCGCACGCGCGGCCTTCGGCGCGGAGATCGTGGCGGTGCGGCCGCGCATGCCCGACGAGCCTCAGGAAGGAGAAGGCCAGTGA
- a CDS encoding LrgB family protein, with protein sequence MNPRSLGIPAFCVAVTVSAYLLSRVLARRYPSPLTTPVFFSTVVIIAVLTPSGVGVADYEPAKRLMVWLLGPATVCLAVPLYKNRQTLLRNTLPALVGLGVGSLVTLAAAVVLARVLGLPEVIRASISIKSVTTPIAIELAPIVHGNPTLTAAFVIVTGMIGTMLGPWLLNVAGIHDPLSRGLALGTISHGQGTAQAVTEGELQGAAAGIAMGLAAVFTSCVAPFLVPILR encoded by the coding sequence ATGAACCCGCGGTCGCTCGGCATCCCGGCCTTCTGCGTCGCCGTCACGGTGAGCGCGTATCTCCTGAGCCGGGTTCTCGCCCGGCGCTATCCGTCGCCGCTCACCACGCCCGTGTTTTTCAGCACCGTCGTGATCATCGCGGTCCTCACGCCGAGCGGGGTGGGCGTGGCCGACTACGAGCCGGCCAAGCGGTTGATGGTGTGGCTACTCGGGCCGGCGACGGTGTGCCTCGCGGTGCCGCTCTACAAGAACCGCCAGACGCTATTGCGGAATACGCTGCCCGCGCTGGTCGGCCTCGGCGTGGGCTCGCTCGTGACGCTGGCCGCAGCCGTGGTGCTGGCGCGGGTGCTCGGTCTGCCCGAGGTGATCCGCGCGTCCATCAGCATCAAGTCGGTGACGACGCCGATCGCCATCGAGCTGGCCCCGATCGTCCATGGCAACCCGACTCTGACTGCAGCATTCGTCATCGTCACCGGGATGATTGGAACCATGCTGGGTCCCTGGCTCTTGAATGTGGCGGGCATTCACGACCCGCTTTCTCGGGGCCTCGCGCTCGGCACGATCTCGCACGGGCAGGGCACCGCGCAGGCCGTCACCGAGGGCGAGCTGCAGGGGGCGGCGGCGGGCATCGCCATGGGGCTGGCCGCGGTCTTCACGTCCTGCGTCGCCCCGTTCCTCGTTCCCATCCTGCGGTAA
- a CDS encoding CidA/LrgA family protein has translation MKTAALVAAQIAGLLLINQAGYVAASAFHLPVPGNLLGMLFLLALLVSGAVPLRWFETTASFLIRHLAFFFIPITVGLMGFADLFIANGAAILLTLVLSAALGICVAGLIAQVLGARQRRTP, from the coding sequence ATGAAGACGGCCGCGCTCGTCGCCGCGCAGATTGCGGGCTTGCTCCTGATCAATCAGGCCGGCTACGTCGCCGCGTCGGCCTTCCATCTCCCAGTGCCCGGCAATCTCCTCGGCATGCTGTTCCTGCTGGCCCTGCTCGTCAGCGGCGCCGTTCCGCTCCGTTGGTTCGAGACGACCGCGTCGTTCTTGATCCGCCATCTCGCATTCTTCTTCATCCCGATCACGGTGGGCCTGATGGGCTTCGCCGACCTTTTCATCGCCAATGGCGCCGCCATCCTGCTCACGCTCGTGCTGAGCGCGGCGCTGGGCATCTGCGTGGCGGGCCTCATCGCCCAGGTGCTGGGCGCGCGCCAGCGGAGGACGCCATGA
- a CDS encoding sigma-54 dependent transcriptional regulator, with translation MRERILIVDDEPFNLDLLAQEVRELGFDVERARDGAEALARTEAYRPDLILLDYMMPGMSGLDVLQEVRRREWDVPVIMVTAHGSIDVAVQAMKLGATDFIEKPFAPDHIALIIRKALDHGRLAREVAAFTESMDERYRLVVGTSARMGEAVELSRKAAASRATVLLLGESGVGKEVFARAIHEWSDRRAAPFIAINCVGLSRELLESELFGHEKGAFTGAHRLKKGKLELADRGTVLLDEVGDISQELQTKLLRFLQERDFERVGGTKPISVDVRIIAATNRDLEGAVREGRFREDLYHRLNVVPITLPPLRDRRDDIPGLAQHFLDRFSRETKKRFTEIAPDAMERLIQYAWPGNVRELGNVIERAVVLGRPPRIAREDLPPRVAAGTPERAAPPSYPEAVNAYRRELITAALARSGGNRAAAATALGVHRTHLLRLLKALKID, from the coding sequence ATGCGAGAGCGAATCCTCATCGTCGACGACGAGCCGTTCAACCTCGACCTCCTCGCCCAGGAGGTGCGCGAGCTGGGCTTTGACGTGGAGCGGGCTCGCGACGGCGCCGAGGCCCTCGCGCGCACCGAGGCGTATCGCCCCGACCTGATCCTGCTCGACTACATGATGCCGGGCATGAGCGGGCTCGACGTGCTGCAGGAGGTTCGCCGGCGGGAGTGGGACGTGCCGGTGATCATGGTCACCGCGCACGGCAGCATCGACGTGGCCGTCCAGGCCATGAAGCTCGGAGCCACGGACTTCATCGAGAAGCCCTTCGCGCCCGACCACATCGCGCTGATCATCCGCAAGGCGCTCGACCACGGCCGCCTCGCCCGCGAGGTCGCAGCCTTCACGGAGAGCATGGACGAGCGCTATCGCCTCGTGGTGGGGACGAGCGCCCGTATGGGGGAAGCGGTCGAGCTGAGCCGGAAGGCGGCGGCGAGCCGCGCCACCGTTCTGCTGCTCGGGGAGAGCGGTGTGGGCAAGGAGGTTTTCGCGCGCGCGATCCACGAGTGGAGCGACCGGCGGGCCGCGCCCTTCATCGCCATCAACTGCGTGGGTCTCTCGCGAGAGCTGCTGGAGAGCGAGCTCTTCGGTCACGAGAAGGGGGCGTTCACCGGCGCGCATCGGCTGAAGAAGGGAAAGCTCGAGCTGGCCGACCGCGGCACCGTTCTCCTCGACGAGGTGGGCGACATCTCGCAGGAGCTCCAGACCAAGCTGCTCCGCTTCCTGCAGGAGCGGGACTTCGAGCGGGTCGGCGGCACCAAGCCGATCTCGGTGGACGTCCGCATCATCGCCGCGACGAACCGCGACCTCGAGGGCGCGGTCAGGGAAGGGCGCTTCCGCGAGGACCTCTACCACCGCCTGAACGTGGTGCCGATCACGCTCCCCCCGCTTCGCGACCGCCGCGACGACATCCCCGGCCTCGCCCAGCACTTCCTGGACCGGTTCTCGCGCGAGACCAAGAAGCGCTTCACCGAGATCGCCCCGGACGCGATGGAACGCCTCATCCAGTACGCGTGGCCGGGGAATGTCCGTGAGCTGGGCAATGTCATCGAGCGCGCGGTGGTCCTTGGGCGCCCGCCCCGGATCGCGCGCGAAGACTTGCCGCCCCGGGTGGCGGCGGGGACGCCGGAGCGGGCCGCGCCTCCGTCCTACCCCGAGGCGGTCAACGCCTACCGTCGCGAGCTGATCACGGCCGCCCTCGCGCGCAGCGGGGGTAATCGCGCGGCGGCCGCCACGGCCCTCGGCGTGCACCGGACGCATCTCCTGCGGCTGCTGAAGGCGCTCAAGATCGACTGA
- a CDS encoding response regulator, which produces MSARKRILVVEDQELNRDLLVQILEDAYAVLVSVDGADAIAQAERERPDLILMDFGMPVMDGWEATRRIKAHPELRHIPIIAITSHAMVGDEQRARDAGCDDYMAKPIHEDELRDKIRHFLGRG; this is translated from the coding sequence ATGAGCGCGCGCAAGCGCATCCTCGTGGTGGAGGATCAAGAGCTCAACCGCGACCTCCTCGTCCAGATCCTGGAGGACGCTTACGCGGTGCTCGTCTCCGTGGACGGGGCGGACGCCATCGCCCAGGCGGAGCGCGAGCGCCCCGACCTGATCCTGATGGACTTCGGTATGCCGGTGATGGACGGTTGGGAGGCCACCCGCCGCATCAAGGCCCACCCCGAGCTGCGCCACATCCCCATCATCGCGATCACCTCCCACGCCATGGTGGGCGACGAGCAGCGCGCGCGCGACGCCGGCTGCGACGACTACATGGCCAAGCCCATCCACGAAGACGAGCTCCGGGACAAGATCCGGCATTTTCTCGGCCGAGGGTGA
- a CDS encoding ATP-binding protein → MVTQRQLIRRYFLVSFLVLAGGLVASGLAEMYFRYHEIRDNIGRLQQEAASNAAAKLGLFMQEIFSSMVAATRSRDVASASPGFRDGPLRKLFDDMLSGELNRLLLIAPAITEAIALDADGSARARASRLRPVHPEDKRDFSDSVGFQRALGAQRHVGPIHFVRDSEPYVTLSVPIEILAGVTVGVLQAEVSLIYVGEQVVAQLEASDTGYAYIVSRSGQLVAHPQVGLVLERRDLSSLEQVAQALRADPAGAGGTLGTLGRNMRGERVFSSYAPVPDLDWIVFIERPADEVYRPLYASIRRTVVLLLVGLGMALVVSVLLARRILRPLETLRQGVQRVGQGDLAFRLPVGSGDELATLAAEFNRMSARLQEAYTGLEHKVAERTQELVTLNQQLDQANRLKSQFLANVSHEFRTPMNAIIGFTRLVMRKTEAQIPPLQHANLQKVLISAEHLLALINGLLDLSKIEAGRMEVYPVRFDLRELVQGTAATIEPMLKADRVSLVIEVAGDLPPLFTDRDKLRQILMNLLSNAAKFTEEGVITVSAARSDDTLRLRVSDTGIGMPAEALEYIFEEFRQVDMSSTRRHGGTGLGLAIVRRLARLLGGQVVAESELGKGSTFTLTLPLVLERSEARAGA, encoded by the coding sequence ATGGTCACCCAGCGCCAGCTCATCCGCCGCTACTTCCTGGTCTCGTTTTTGGTGCTCGCCGGCGGGCTGGTGGCGAGCGGGCTCGCCGAGATGTACTTCCGCTACCACGAGATCCGGGACAACATCGGCCGCCTTCAGCAGGAGGCGGCGTCGAACGCGGCCGCGAAGCTCGGCCTCTTCATGCAGGAGATCTTCAGCTCGATGGTGGCGGCCACGCGGAGCCGCGACGTGGCCTCCGCGAGCCCCGGGTTTCGCGACGGGCCGCTGCGCAAGCTCTTCGACGACATGCTGTCGGGCGAGCTGAACCGCTTGCTGCTCATCGCGCCCGCGATCACGGAGGCCATCGCGCTCGACGCCGACGGCTCGGCGCGCGCTCGCGCCTCACGGCTGCGTCCCGTCCACCCCGAGGACAAGCGCGACTTCTCCGACTCGGTCGGGTTCCAGCGAGCGCTGGGCGCGCAGCGCCATGTCGGGCCCATCCATTTCGTCCGTGACTCGGAGCCGTACGTGACCCTCTCCGTGCCCATCGAGATCCTCGCCGGCGTGACGGTCGGCGTGCTCCAGGCCGAGGTGAGCCTGATCTACGTGGGCGAGCAGGTCGTGGCGCAGCTCGAGGCGAGCGACACCGGCTACGCCTACATCGTCAGCCGCTCGGGGCAGCTCGTCGCGCATCCGCAGGTGGGCCTGGTCCTGGAGCGTCGGGACCTCTCGTCGCTGGAGCAGGTCGCCCAGGCGCTGCGCGCGGATCCCGCGGGGGCGGGCGGCACGCTGGGCACCCTCGGACGCAACATGCGCGGCGAGCGGGTGTTCAGCTCCTACGCCCCGGTCCCGGACCTCGACTGGATCGTCTTCATCGAGCGTCCCGCCGACGAGGTCTACCGGCCGCTCTACGCCTCGATCCGCCGCACCGTGGTGCTGCTGCTGGTCGGTCTCGGCATGGCCTTGGTCGTCAGCGTGCTCCTCGCCCGCCGCATCCTCCGGCCGCTCGAGACGCTCCGCCAGGGCGTGCAGCGCGTGGGCCAGGGCGATCTCGCCTTCCGCTTGCCCGTCGGCTCCGGCGACGAGCTCGCGACGCTGGCGGCGGAGTTCAATCGCATGAGCGCGCGGCTGCAGGAAGCCTACACCGGCCTCGAGCACAAGGTGGCCGAGCGCACGCAGGAGCTGGTGACCCTCAACCAGCAGCTCGACCAGGCCAATCGCCTGAAGTCCCAGTTCCTCGCCAACGTGAGCCATGAGTTCCGCACCCCGATGAACGCCATCATCGGCTTCACGCGCCTCGTGATGCGGAAGACGGAGGCGCAGATCCCGCCGCTGCAGCACGCCAATCTGCAGAAGGTCCTCATCAGCGCCGAGCACCTCCTGGCCCTGATCAACGGGTTGCTCGATCTCTCGAAGATCGAGGCCGGACGCATGGAGGTGTACCCGGTGCGCTTCGACCTCCGGGAGCTCGTCCAGGGCACCGCCGCCACCATCGAGCCCATGCTCAAGGCCGACCGCGTGAGCCTGGTCATCGAGGTAGCCGGAGACCTCCCGCCGCTCTTCACCGACCGGGACAAGCTGAGGCAGATCCTCATGAACCTCCTGAGCAACGCCGCCAAGTTCACCGAGGAGGGCGTGATCACCGTCTCAGCCGCCCGGTCGGACGACACCCTCCGGCTCCGCGTGTCGGACACCGGCATCGGCATGCCGGCGGAGGCCCTCGAGTACATCTTCGAGGAGTTTCGCCAGGTGGACATGTCGAGCACCCGGCGCCACGGCGGCACTGGCCTCGGCCTGGCCATCGTGCGACGTCTCGCCCGTCTCCTCGGCGGCCAGGTCGTCGCGGAGAGCGAGCTCGGCAAGGGTTCGACCTTCACCCTCACGCTCCCGCTCGTGCTCGAGCGGTCCGAGGCGCGGGCGGGGGCATGA
- a CDS encoding extracellular solute-binding protein: protein MRTVRFFGVTAAALWLALLAAPHLLRAQPAPPIEDELVVQTPVSAFIVEAMLKEFSAYAKERWSVTLKARAQRAGTPVSYDRIVSWKGQPEADIFWGGEPALFHSLADQKLLTRLELPPDIWEAIPASIGTPRPIPLKDVNRSWVGTALEVYGIAYSPRLLRKLGVPEPRDWDAVLNPKLKGAVAQCTPPRSSSSHATYEVILQSRGEADGWEWLKRLAANTGVFVPSSRDVPTVVAKGEYAVGFGVPSYFVFEEKLAGFDIKFAAPKGAFVTPEPFAILAGARHPRAAREFLAFLLSEHGQRLFMERGLYPVMPRYKVHGPPGSTIEMGVQLTGGIRSFFEPPVTNVYDDDVARARFREVNERFRRDIETPWNDQKRR, encoded by the coding sequence ATGAGGACGGTTCGGTTCTTCGGCGTCACGGCGGCGGCGCTCTGGCTCGCACTTCTCGCCGCGCCTCACCTCCTCCGCGCGCAGCCCGCCCCGCCCATCGAGGACGAGCTGGTCGTCCAGACCCCGGTGTCGGCGTTCATCGTCGAGGCCATGCTCAAGGAGTTCTCGGCCTACGCGAAGGAGCGCTGGTCGGTGACGCTCAAGGCCCGCGCGCAGCGCGCGGGCACGCCCGTGTCCTACGACCGCATCGTGAGCTGGAAGGGCCAGCCGGAGGCCGACATCTTCTGGGGCGGCGAGCCCGCGCTCTTCCATAGTTTGGCGGATCAGAAGCTCCTCACGCGTCTCGAGCTGCCGCCGGACATCTGGGAGGCGATTCCCGCCTCGATCGGGACCCCCCGCCCGATTCCTCTGAAGGATGTCAACCGGTCGTGGGTCGGTACGGCGCTCGAGGTGTACGGCATCGCCTACAGCCCCCGGCTGCTACGGAAGCTCGGCGTCCCGGAGCCGCGGGATTGGGACGCCGTGCTCAACCCCAAGCTCAAGGGGGCGGTGGCGCAATGCACGCCCCCGCGCTCGTCATCGAGCCACGCGACGTACGAAGTCATCCTGCAGTCCCGGGGCGAGGCCGATGGCTGGGAGTGGCTCAAGCGGCTTGCCGCCAACACCGGCGTGTTCGTGCCGTCGAGCCGCGACGTCCCCACCGTCGTGGCCAAGGGCGAGTACGCGGTGGGATTCGGGGTGCCGTCCTACTTCGTATTCGAGGAAAAGCTCGCCGGCTTCGACATCAAGTTCGCGGCCCCCAAGGGGGCCTTCGTCACCCCCGAGCCCTTCGCAATTCTGGCGGGGGCGCGGCACCCGCGGGCGGCGCGCGAGTTTCTCGCCTTCCTCCTGTCCGAGCACGGGCAGCGGCTCTTCATGGAGCGCGGGCTCTATCCGGTGATGCCGCGGTACAAGGTGCACGGCCCGCCGGGATCGACCATCGAGATGGGGGTGCAGCTCACGGGCGGGATTCGCTCGTTCTTCGAGCCGCCGGTGACCAACGTGTACGACGACGACGTGGCGCGCGCCCGCTTCCGCGAGGTGAACGAGCGGTTCCGCCGCGACATCGAGACCCCCTGGAACGATCAGAAGCGACGGTGA
- a CDS encoding VOC family protein codes for MPKIKHIALSVSDPDVTARFYIDVFGMKEVGKIDNPNTRGFYLTDGDLNLAILKFKNDAVAGVERGKDWTGIHHFGFQVENIEEITEKLAAAGAPLRDDINTALGVGGAHRYANVEVKYTAPDGVTVDVSESGWVGTPSFDPAASTKPR; via the coding sequence ATGCCGAAGATCAAGCACATCGCGCTCAGCGTGTCCGATCCCGACGTTACCGCCCGGTTTTACATCGACGTCTTCGGCATGAAAGAAGTGGGCAAGATCGATAACCCGAACACCCGCGGCTTCTACCTCACCGACGGCGACCTGAACCTCGCCATCCTCAAGTTCAAGAACGACGCGGTGGCCGGCGTCGAGCGCGGCAAGGACTGGACGGGCATCCACCACTTCGGCTTCCAGGTCGAGAACATCGAGGAGATCACCGAGAAGCTGGCCGCAGCCGGCGCGCCCCTCCGCGACGACATCAACACCGCCCTTGGCGTGGGCGGCGCCCATCGGTACGCGAACGTCGAGGTGAAGTACACGGCGCCCGACGGGGTCACGGTGGACGTGTCGGAGAGCGGCTGGGTGGGGACGCCGAGCTTCGACCCCGCCGCGTCGACGAAGCCGCGCTGA
- the tadA gene encoding tRNA adenosine(34) deaminase TadA has product MVEPQDERFMGDALDEARAALAAGEVPVGAVVVLDGRVIGRGHNQPIGLKDPTAHAEVLALRAAAQVLGNYRLGGATLYATVEPCVMCCGAAVLARVAGVVYGAPDPKAGAARTLYRLLEEPRLNHQAEVRGDVRGAESAALLREFFEAKRR; this is encoded by the coding sequence ATGGTCGAGCCACAGGACGAGCGGTTCATGGGGGATGCCCTCGACGAGGCCCGGGCCGCCCTGGCCGCGGGTGAGGTCCCGGTCGGCGCGGTGGTCGTCCTCGACGGCCGTGTGATCGGGCGCGGCCACAATCAACCGATCGGGCTCAAGGACCCCACGGCGCACGCCGAGGTGCTGGCGCTCCGCGCGGCGGCGCAAGTGCTGGGCAACTACCGGCTCGGGGGCGCGACGCTGTATGCCACCGTCGAGCCGTGCGTCATGTGCTGCGGGGCCGCCGTGCTCGCGCGCGTCGCGGGCGTGGTGTACGGCGCGCCCGATCCCAAGGCGGGCGCCGCCCGCACGCTTTACCGGCTCCTCGAGGAGCCGCGGCTCAATCATCAGGCGGAGGTACGCGGGGATGTGCGGGGCGCCGAGAGCGCCGCCCTCCTGCGCGAGTTCTTCGAGGCCAAGCGTCGCTAA